The Manduca sexta isolate Smith_Timp_Sample1 unplaced genomic scaffold, JHU_Msex_v1.0 HiC_scaffold_1812, whole genome shotgun sequence genome contains the following window.
ACTAGTATTAAACgcaactatttaattaattatgacgTTATTGATACACAAATTTTAGTTCAACAACCAATTCACAACTGGAGCGTATATGGCGGCCAATAGTAGCGAAGCTTGCTGACTTGCACGGACACGATGTTATGCGGCGCCATTGTCGCAGTCCGTCGGAAGATCGCAGGGCGCATGCGCACAGCTGTCATACAATTACCAAGGCAGCGCGCGTCGACCAATAATGGAGCGTCTGCGCTGATGTTACTATGCTGCTACAcctagtattataaatttcgaataaacagcttctaaaaatatacttagtggACTGTTTGCTGGGGTCACCTTCTTAAGTGTTTATAGCCAGGTCCCAAAAAACCACCCCTAGATTGGCATAATTGCTAGTACGACAGAGTTTCTTAGAGAAAACAACACCCTGTATACCAAAAAATCATCTCACCTGCTCAGTGATGTTCATCATCATCTTGTACTGAGGAGTGTCTCCGATGCAGTACTTGTTGTTGGAGCCGCCCTTCCACCACTTCTTCCCGCTGCTGGACTCCTCAAGGTAGAACGAGCGTAGGTAGTGGTCGGCTGGTTGATGCTTGAACCCATTGAAGCGGTACTGGAACGTGCCTATCCACGGCATGTCCTCGAAGTACGCGGTTCGATATCTgggaaaggattttttttatagaaaaagaaaAGTGGTGAAGCACCGCATCCGATATGGTTAACCCTTTTTTGTTAACCATATTTGGGGAGTGCACTATTTCAATTAATGTTATAACAACTGCCAAAATATCACTAGTtcattacaaggttctatgttatatttgatatgcaaattgaattatatttatcacataattctaacccccttattcatagacgttatttatctaagcttcatctttgctgtgataacaagtctgtttctcagtgctgacggcatgacagccttcgcagtgcgtagacatagggcagttgtgattggctaatattgagatacaatttgaatctagttggctgtcagataaacaaagctgaacaaacagcaagctgtcagataaacaaagctgagaaacagaattattatcacagcaatgctccgtccttagataaaacacgtctatgaataagggggtaagtctatAAGATCTAATGACATGTACAATGTACATCACCCCCTTGAAATTTCCTTTTGTTACttgcttaatttatttttttattttacatgcttGCTTagccacaaaaataaaagaaaaatacataaatatccaAAGCTAGTTCTTAAGGCTTAATCAAATATATGGATCGCTGTCTCTCAAactaaataaaagcttgtacCTTGAGTGACAGATGGGAATTTGAACTTATTCTCCCTCCCTCCAAACCTAAatgaatatgtataaatatccccgaataaatacatataaaactcaCCCGTCATCTCTCAGCTTGTAGAAGATGAACGGCATCATGTCCATGGTGCCGTTGTTCTTCATCTTCTTCCTCACGTCTGGTAACTCCAGCTCGTTCTTCCCGGTCAGTATCGGGAACAAAGCTGCCGGCGTCCCGTCGCCAAGGATGTTGTATCTGGAATGAAAACACTTTCTTTTTCTCTCCTGTGTTCTATCTtcggggccgttcaagtattacgtaacgaatttttgaagattttggaGCCTCCCGCCATCCCATGTAACGCGCTGTAACGTTTTACTGTAGCCCTCCTCCCTAAAAGTTACGTTACACTAAGTGTCAATTTTTATCTAATTATCacaattatgttacgcaaagttccggaagcggcgatagcctagttgggtgtggaacggactgccaagacgaatgtccgcaggttcaaatcccaagggcacacactgacttttttaaaatcatgtgtggattctttgtgaatttatcgttcgctttaacggtgaaggaaaacatcgtgaggaaacctgcacatctgagaagttctctataggaatttcgaaggtgtgtgaagtctaccaatccgcactaggccagcgtggtggactaaggcctaattcctctcagtagtagaggagacccgtgctcagcactgggtaagtatataatacaaggctgatattattatatattattattaaagtaccggaaagtcgctaaaatacctttgttattggtttaaaaaaaaacaatgttacgtaaCGTTGTACGAAACCCctctcccgcccctgtaacgcatcgtaacgttttacaagaccccccctCCGTCCAAactgcgttacgtaatacttgaacggccccttgaGTGTTGTAGTGTGTCACTGTAGTGGGTAATTTGGGTGTctagagactttcccgtcctcacacccaccactacaaatCCTGTAAGATCAGTAGTGGCACGCAtaatgacaccgagcggtgaagctcggcgagtctcagggaaaactaatatgtcattatcccgcaaagaaattaatcaaatagaaagatagggaggagttggaaatatgaattgtccacttccctccatagtaATGCGgatgacaaaatcatgatctaaggaggcgttttaacctcaagaaTAAGAACGTTATTATAACTTTGATAAGAATAAGAACGTTATTATaactagatattgtaactttgactttgcggatgaacaacacctcagtcccccccgtgaccatgaaggctgcaaagtcttcgaaacgtcgggagaaaaataaaaaacaaaataccgcgatagaatccggaaaattagattaatttcaataagaacgtttattaatatagtaatttgGGTGTCTATGGGCTGTGACACCGGTGGAGAGGTAGGCTCTTCGCTGCGAAGAGCAATTTCCCGATCCCCCACCGGTGTGGTGAGGGGGATCTTCCAAAGGGGCAGGACTACGACATAGCCAGGCTTTAGTCCGCCCCTCGCCGATCACCCTATTAACCAAGGGTAataggtatacatttttatatgtatacataaaccACGTCagaaataatcataatcatcacaaagatactaaaaatatatgaaaaagcAGCAATAATAATCTCAAAAATGACCTAGAGTCAAACAAAACTCACCCCTGCAAGACAATGCCTTCCAACTCCTTCGTGAGAAACTCGTAGCTCTTCGGCATTCTTCGTATGAACCCGTTCTTGGACGTAGAATCGAACCCGAATATGAGTATGTTGATCGTATTCTCTCTGCCTGGTGGCGGCTGTTTGCGAACCACGGTCGTACGGAAACCCAGGGAATGACCCGTCCATTTTGAATGAAGCATGctgaaatatgttaataatataacattttaaataagggaCAAGAAAACTTGGGAGTCCAAGTAGATTTTACCATGTAAACTATAGTTTACAATGTTGTCGATAGATGGCGTTGACCAAAATAAATCGCGCTGAGATATACTGCGAGTCAGAATAATACTTCGGACTGCCATTTTTGCGAATTTGTACAGTATCAGCGCTTATACGTTTGACCGtcaattttgaacaaattttgtaattcgctaatattttttattcctgcttgaatgaggagacgagcttgccgctcgcctgatggtaagcgatacgaccgcccctaaacagtagcaacaccatccaacaccttgaattaccaagtattgtttggtattccactgcactcgccatcctgagacatgaggtgttaagtctcattatgtccagttgcactggctacaatgtatatATCTCACCTGTTCAAGTGTGTGCCAATACATTTGATCTTAACATGATCGCTCTTCTCCAACACGTACACTTCATCATCCTTCACGTCTCGAGGGGCTCCCAGATAGTGTTCCTTGTCGCTCTTATGTATAATGTTCCAGTACGTGCACACTATGTCCCTGGTCGTCGCCAGGATTTCCGGGACAACTTTGCATTCTGATAGCTGGAATCAGATAATATTAAAGACccttaacatatttttagcGGTGGATAGtggacaccgctgtagaggaacacatggttgcgttcctctatggaagagaaagatttccagtcaggcagatgttgcgcctgaccggacgcggcccctccgacgatTCTTAATCGCAGGTggtatatgctgcacgtcgcgcaaattctgcTATCGCAAGCCAgtatcgtctgtcgccatctatctacaatatctacctacatttgagatttcaatttaaagtataaaaaagcaACTTACATAACATTTTACCCAATCCCGGCCATCACAGACCACTTTGGGCAGCACCTTGTCGAACTGCGTCACCTCTTTAGCGAACGGGTCCAGATGGGGTATATCACATCCTGTACCTTTGTCCTCCTTCAAAGACTCTTGAAGACGATTCTCAATGTATctgaattttaaaaagtatgtcATGGGATAAAAGAGCTTATGACGGGTCTAAATAacagaaaagtaataaaaaaattcaagttaaagtttaaattaggAGACTTGTTTATTTATAGGGTATTTCTCCCTCTTTTGCTGGTAAGTTTCCTTGCTATTGATGGGATGTTTCTACTTTCTGTATGGCGTAAGTCAACTTAATTTATGGGGTAATTTCCCAAGCCCAGTTTCGAATCTGcgtaaatttattgaataaatacatGTTCAACAACAAgactactaaataaaaaaatcgactaTGCACCCAAAATAATGATTGAATGAGTACTGTATACATCAGATGCTAGATGCTTAACTAGCTAGCATTTAGTTGAACTAGAAGAAACACGTCATGAGAATAATTATGCTTGTGATGAAAATGGTATTGGGGTAAAGttgttatttatacactttatagttttttttaattcacacaCTACCTATAACTATTCTCAAACATTTattcaatgtaaaaaaaaaatattctttatgtaaaataaacttttatgtataaaatgacaGCTCTGTATAAATTACATTCAAGGTAACATTTCTTTGAATGTCtgtacacaaaatattaattacaactcATTCTGCATTatacttctataaaaaaaacattttcaaaattcaaGGTCTGTAAGGATTATTGTTCACGCAGAATTCTTCATGAATCCAcatgtttatactttataacaaTATCATCTATGAAACTTTCttatttccataaaataaactaaaggtGTCTCGTTTCCTAGCCATCTATAAACCCTCTACCCCATTGAGGAACAATTATAGAAAGTAAATcagtctaaaaaaatatatattgcagaACTATATAGGAGGCTTAAGGATAATGATTAGTTTCCATGCGACATGCACTGATAACGCAATATAAGAACATAGCATTACGATTAATTACGTATTACGATAAATTTATCGTAATAcgggacaatttattattaattctggtatacaatttataaaaaatgcatactaaaaatattgaaatactacGCTTTGCTCGAGACTTCACTCGCGTCAATAACTTTGATAGCTACAAAAGTCCGTAAACACTGTAAGAAACCAGCGCCATcttttcatcataaaaaaaactgcaaaatacttaaattgtcttttatagagctacattaataataatctagTAAATCTGTTTAAGGATTTGACGTTTATAGACGTCAAAGCTATTATAGAACTAAATCGCTTAAAACAATTGCATTGCTGTGTTCTTATATGatacttataacaaaatgaCATTTCGTGCGAAATACGTTAGTTAAATGTAACCAAACTTAACCATCTTctgccaaaaaaaaaacaatttttacggGGTATGACCTCGACTAAAATTATGGGACGTCATATTAAGTCTAAACGAAAAGGGCTAAATTTGATTACTTAAAGCGTGtcactcaaaaaaaaaataacaaaaaactacTTACTCAATCACTGAatttctgaaaatataaattaaaataaaatattaattacatcatTCAAAAACAtgcttaaaagttaaaaaaaatatcaatgtggTCTAAAATACATATTCTGTGAATAgattaatatcaaattaaaatcaattcatGCAACAgcttagattttaataaacactatttAATCATAACCTATAAAaccttaatttttaaaatatatattttagatcaCCTATATAATGAACACATTTTTACATTGTGCAATTTAATTCACTGTTTACccaaacataatatgttatcagTAAATAACATAGAACAATTCTCTAGCAGTTGAAAagccaaatataaataaaaaaaaataccataatcATCGAAGTCAGACTTTATGTGTGATTTAATATATCCTATCTGTCgccaatttttttatctttttatgtattttaaattatagatttatgGTGTGCAATTGTATGAGGGAATTAGTGAATTAAATTCCACCCTGtatacaagtaaaattatttacaaaagtaaaaaaacacattcagTATATAGTAGCCATAAACATCTTACGATTAAAagcaacatatattttatatttatattaatgactTACCCATCTAAGCGCATTATTTAAGCATGAGCAGTTTCAAAGTGtgaaataaaggaaaattattcctacaatacaaaataacaatactttatttcaatagaattttgataaaatgtgGACAGTGCGGTGGGTTATTtccatgatttatttaaaattaatttatttacctatatataatatacatacatataggcAAAGGTTGTTAATACTTCATAACAAATGTGCAAGTTATTAAAGGGGAAAAATGTTAACATGAAATCACGTCAACCAACATTATTGACCGTCATATCACGTCAACCAACATAACTATGTTGACGTGATGTGACGGTCAACTGACCGTCACATCACGTCAAGATAGATAGTAAAGGgactaaaagatttttaatataggtatgtgttggagattgtaaccttcgtcgtgacttattattttttatatgttctatttttagaactaattgtattttgtttgccatagttacttctctttagtccgaaataaacactcatgtcaataacatcttttactaactttatttaattactaagaacatataccatatttacaacacgttatcagcacgaacgcttagttcttagtttttcacgttatttagtaaaataaagttgtatatatttttttgtgtgactaggaaatagtaatagtctgaaaatgtcacatgaatctggagatgtttcgagtatgaaaaattcccctgcgtcgatcacatcttttccatttccttgtttgaggataaaagatggatatccgacttggaagttcaagatgcgaaattaccttatccatgaggatttatgggaaacaattagtggataccgagatggagacacaacccctgcctctacaaaggtacgcaaagacgcaaaggcattagcaaagatatgcttatcagtagaaggtgcagcgataacccatataagatgtgcgaaaactgcatctgaggcatggacttgtttgcaaaaagcctttgaagataagggaataggacgaagattatttttggagcgtagactgtacaggttgagtctatcagagttcaaaaatattgaactatatattaacgcagttatgtcaaccgcacaggatcttgcggatattgatgtagtcatagaggacaagtctattgctgcaatacttttgggaggtctaactccaaggtatgaacctctcattatggctttagaaaattgcaatgtagacgtgactacagagttggtgaaaacaaaactgcttaatgaaatgtccaaagatgtggctacatcattagactctgtctttcatgcgaagaagaagcctaagtcaatgaagaagaatatagtttgttatgagtgcaagacacctggacataagagaccagactgtccacagagaaacaagaaggagaaaggcaatgcggtaaataccaatgatacgatatttacaagtcttaatacttctggaaacccaagaaaggacataatttatgtagattcaggttgtactagacacatgacttctagacgggactggtttcagaatatctcgatacagaatcaaggtactgttactgtcgcaaatggagaacagattaagtgctgcggaattggaaatatttcaataaacacgcccgagaacgtggtcaacaatattagtgatgttgcttatataccagatttgaaagctagtttgttatctgtatataaaactgttgaaaagggttttatttgtgtttttgataaaaatggatgtaacttttataaatctgatacttttaattttacaggtgaatctgttgctcatgcctcgccctgtggtggactgtacgttttagatggtactgtaaatgtttccgagaatgtggcggataatttttgacacaagatgtgcactctggttgtcaggatagttatcaaatatggcataagaggttaggacatttgtgtcgtataggcatgaaccaactgaaaaatcacaaggtaggtataaagtatacaggagtagataaaactagttgtatcgcttgcgtggaaggtaaacaagcaagaaaacctttcaaaaggttagcgtttaatagggctacttccccttggaactgatccatatggatttgatgggaccggtgtctacaacttcttttcaaggaaatagatatatgttgacaatagtagacgattatacgcgaaaagtgtttgcttattttatttcttctaaaacagaagtcaaagatatattttgtgtgtttcaatgttttgttgaaaatcagttagataaaacaattaaagcaattaggactgatggaggtaaggagttcgtgaataaagagtttgttgattatcttgcttcaaaaggtattgaacatcaaacaacgacgccttatagtcctcagcaagttggagtagcggaacgcacccatcgttcggttacagaaaaggcaagaacgttgctagctgaaagttcactaccgaaagcattctgggaagatgcattccaagttgccatttaccttaagaataggtctcctcatcgagccttaggtggacaaattccttatgacaaatggtatggacgaaaaggtgatcttagccatctaaaagtatttggttgtagagctctagtccatataccttcgtgtcacaggaagaaattagatgtcaaggcacaggaagcaattttcgtcggttattctgaaaatccaggcacttatatttttagggaccctgctaacccacgaaaagttattatatccagagatgcaaccttttttgaaaattgctttacagcgctaaagcagaagcaatctgtcgcagagtcagaatctatattgttatttgatgagcaaaaagagattgagtctgagtttgatcatgactgtcaattctatgactgtgatgagagtatcagcccggcggctgaagcaactttaccagtaaatctagaaagtacaaaagagtcagtgactctggaacagcgagagtctctcattgacttaaggctgcctagtgtggaagaagacagcgaatttggaacaggaatcgcaccctgagcgcagatacccttccagagacagaaaaccaacaaatttttataaagcttacaatacgtcaatggtagattctaatgaacctacgacatattacgaagctactcatgccgatgatgctgataagtggcaccataatatggctggtgagtatagttctttaatgaaactccatacatggaatttagtagataagcctaaaaaaaaaaggttatgccatgtaaatggatttacaaaattaaaagggatgcttatggtaatattaccaagtataaagcgagactcgtcgtcaaaggttttcatcaagttgaaagtgtagactacaaggagacgttcgcaccagtgattcgtcattcttccctccgcacgttgtttgcgatagctgcagat
Protein-coding sequences here:
- the LOC119191697 gene encoding uncharacterized protein LOC119191697, with the protein product MLHSKWTGHSLGFRTTVVRKQPPPGRENTINILIFGFDSTSKNGFIRRMPKSYEFLTKELEGIVLQGYNILGDGTPAALFPILTGKNELELPDVRKKMKNNGTMDMMPFIFYKLRDDGYRTAYFEDMPWIGTFQYRFNGFKHQPADHYLRSFYLEESSSGKKWWKGGSNNKYCIGDTPQYKMMMNITEQFLSLDGKKFCFTFIADITHDDFNMISTADEHTVEFLQALRDQGRLRDTLLFVMGDHGPRYAKVRDTLQGKLEERLPFMTIVLPETLRRSRPEALDALKHNAHVLTTPHDIHATVLDAMDLQRYWNPYKVRGADLARGLTLFEPVSVLIRYFLYCFMEK